The following are encoded in a window of Plectropomus leopardus isolate mb unplaced genomic scaffold, YSFRI_Pleo_2.0 unplaced_scaffold27446, whole genome shotgun sequence genomic DNA:
- the LOC121937777 gene encoding ABI gene family member 3-like, giving the protein MHKEKVSRREIGVFTAVRRVPRSHKILPPPQPSAGTQPRPPYSRRPINYQQLDGLGHGMKVSGKQSERTGTIRKHGASI; this is encoded by the exons ATGCACAAAGAGAAAGTTTCTCGGAGAGAGATTGGCGTCTTCACGGCGGTGAGACGAGTCCCGCGCAGCCACAAGATCCTCCCCCCTCCTCAGCCCTCCGCCGGCACGCAGCCCCGCCCACCGTACAGCCGCCGACCAATCAACTACCAGCAGCTGGACGGCCTGGGCCACGGCATGAAg GTCTCTGGGAAACAGTCGGAGCGAACAGGAACCATCCGTAAACATGGCGCCTCCATCAG